The Geothrix sp. genome has a window encoding:
- a CDS encoding protein kinase, which produces MRERLGKFEVVRLLGKGAMGEVYLGRDPKLGREVALKVISAGSAFGEEAQARFEREARAAAMLNHPHIVTVYEFGEDEGVHYLAMEHIQGDELEALIRAGQTPKAELLEVLIQVCEGLGYAHDRGVIHRDIKPANILVTRHGKRPHAKLMDFGVAQMGPSGLTQTGTWMGTASYMAPEYLDTGKSSTSSDLFALGVILYEILTGGRKPFQGETTTSVLNRILLHPPEPLRPTDMKDLSGRLLAVVERALSKQPGDRYPGAEALGMAIREAMSVLVEPPPASAPAAAPVPVSAPAPAAVPPPPAAETSGHLIRVGKGGQGQCLSLKVALRQAKPGMEILILPGAYRESVVVDKAVTILAQGEAGEVVLEGATGAAMVIQARGAVLRGITLRGMEGEAALKISGGAPLVEHCIIEGGLAGAVVDGAGTSALFRDCIFTGQGAWGLVTEQGAQARAEGGTLTGFREAGILVRPGAQVSLSGVQVGPGDGVALRVQGRGQAEVQDCGLTAAAGSVEVEPEGRVQLTRCRLMDSRYAGLLALERSHAVLDACELGGHECSGAHVLAGANVLLRQCRLVGNAGFGLSVMDRGLATLEGCTVQANGGAGLLIHHGATIQARNSSFSEGRSLGVDCAEGGQGVLDGCEILGNAGAGVQVEPGGSLLLVRCTLKDGLDTGLLLLEDSQATLEECVVHRNARGGILLAKDAADPVMRGANRIEDGFQRVDGNGQLVKVAPL; this is translated from the coding sequence ATGCGGGAACGGCTCGGCAAATTCGAGGTGGTGCGCCTTCTGGGGAAGGGCGCCATGGGTGAGGTCTACCTGGGGCGCGATCCCAAGCTGGGTCGGGAGGTGGCCCTGAAGGTCATCTCCGCCGGTTCGGCCTTCGGCGAGGAGGCCCAGGCGCGGTTCGAGCGGGAGGCGCGGGCCGCCGCCATGCTGAACCACCCCCACATCGTCACGGTCTACGAGTTCGGCGAGGACGAGGGCGTCCACTACCTGGCCATGGAGCACATCCAGGGCGATGAGCTGGAGGCCTTGATCCGGGCGGGTCAGACCCCCAAGGCCGAGCTTCTGGAAGTGCTGATCCAGGTCTGCGAGGGCCTGGGTTATGCCCACGATCGGGGGGTGATCCACCGGGACATCAAGCCCGCGAACATCCTGGTGACCCGGCACGGGAAGCGCCCCCACGCCAAGCTCATGGACTTCGGGGTCGCCCAGATGGGTCCCTCGGGCCTGACCCAGACCGGCACCTGGATGGGCACTGCCAGCTACATGGCGCCGGAATACCTGGACACGGGCAAGTCTTCGACGAGTTCCGACCTCTTCGCCCTGGGCGTGATCCTCTACGAGATCCTCACAGGGGGGCGGAAGCCCTTCCAGGGTGAAACCACCACCTCGGTGCTGAACCGCATCCTCCTCCATCCTCCGGAGCCCCTGCGGCCGACGGACATGAAGGACCTCTCCGGCCGTCTGCTGGCCGTGGTGGAGCGGGCCCTGTCCAAGCAGCCCGGCGACCGGTATCCGGGTGCGGAGGCCCTGGGCATGGCCATCCGCGAGGCCATGAGCGTCCTGGTCGAGCCCCCCCCGGCGTCCGCTCCCGCCGCGGCCCCGGTTCCAGTCTCGGCCCCCGCGCCCGCTGCCGTCCCCCCTCCGCCGGCCGCTGAGACCTCCGGCCACCTGATCCGGGTCGGCAAAGGTGGACAGGGGCAGTGCCTCAGCTTGAAGGTGGCCCTCCGGCAGGCCAAGCCCGGCATGGAGATTCTGATCCTGCCCGGCGCCTACCGGGAATCGGTGGTGGTGGACAAGGCCGTCACGATCCTGGCCCAGGGGGAAGCTGGCGAGGTGGTGCTGGAGGGCGCCACGGGGGCGGCCATGGTGATCCAGGCCCGCGGCGCGGTACTTCGGGGGATCACCCTCCGGGGGATGGAAGGCGAGGCCGCCTTGAAGATCTCGGGAGGCGCGCCCCTCGTGGAGCATTGCATCATCGAAGGCGGCTTGGCGGGCGCGGTGGTGGATGGTGCCGGAACCTCGGCACTGTTCCGGGACTGTATCTTCACCGGTCAGGGGGCCTGGGGCCTGGTGACCGAGCAGGGGGCCCAGGCCCGGGCGGAAGGAGGGACCCTCACGGGGTTCCGGGAGGCCGGCATCCTGGTGAGGCCCGGGGCCCAGGTCTCCCTTTCCGGAGTTCAGGTCGGGCCCGGCGATGGCGTGGCCTTGCGGGTCCAGGGGCGCGGCCAGGCCGAGGTGCAGGACTGCGGACTGACCGCCGCCGCGGGATCGGTGGAGGTGGAACCCGAGGGCCGGGTGCAACTGACCCGGTGCCGCCTGATGGACAGCCGCTACGCGGGCCTGCTGGCCCTGGAACGCAGCCACGCGGTGCTCGATGCCTGCGAGCTGGGCGGCCACGAGTGCTCGGGCGCGCATGTGCTGGCCGGGGCCAATGTCCTGCTCCGCCAGTGCCGGCTGGTGGGGAACGCCGGTTTTGGCCTGTCGGTCATGGACCGGGGGCTGGCGACGCTGGAGGGCTGCACCGTCCAGGCGAATGGGGGTGCGGGTCTGCTCATCCACCACGGAGCCACGATCCAGGCCCGGAACAGTTCATTCTCCGAGGGCCGATCCCTGGGCGTGGACTGTGCCGAAGGAGGCCAGGGCGTGCTCGACGGCTGCGAGATCCTGGGCAATGCCGGGGCCGGAGTGCAGGTGGAGCCCGGTGGCAGCCTGCTGCTGGTGCGCTGCACCCTCAAGGACGGCCTGGACACAGGGCTGCTCCTCCTGGAGGACTCCCAGGCCACGCTGGAGGAGTGCGTGGTGCACCGCAACGCCCGGGGCGGCATCCTGCTGGCGAAGGATGCCGCGGATCCGGTGATGCGCGGGGCCAACCGCATCGAGGACGGTTTCCAGCGCGTGGACGGAAACGGCCAGCTGGTGAAGGTCGCGCCACTTTAA
- the htpX gene encoding zinc metalloprotease HtpX — protein sequence MNQAKTLLIIVAMTGLLVWIGDYFGGQSGMVMALAIGLVMNGISYFFSDKIVLASYGARVVTQAEAPELYAIVANLAQRAGLPMPRIAIIPEDTPNAFATGRNPEHAVVAVTEGIMRILSRPELEAVLGHELGHVKHRDILIGSMAAVLAQAIMFLSRMAMWVSPRDEEGRSNPLAGIAIMILGPLAAILLQMAVSRSREYLADDYSAHLTGRPDMLASALERLQSYNEQLPMQSAQPATAHMMIVNPLSAGGLMSLFSTHPPMAVRVERLRRMPIEAR from the coding sequence ATGAACCAGGCGAAAACCCTTCTCATCATCGTGGCCATGACGGGGCTGCTGGTGTGGATCGGCGACTACTTCGGGGGCCAGTCGGGCATGGTGATGGCCCTCGCCATCGGCCTCGTGATGAACGGAATCAGCTACTTCTTCTCGGACAAGATCGTCCTGGCCAGCTACGGCGCGCGGGTGGTGACCCAGGCCGAGGCCCCCGAGCTCTATGCCATCGTGGCGAACCTCGCCCAGCGGGCCGGCCTGCCCATGCCTCGCATCGCCATCATCCCCGAGGACACCCCCAACGCCTTCGCCACGGGCCGGAACCCCGAGCATGCCGTGGTGGCCGTCACCGAGGGCATCATGCGGATTCTGAGTCGGCCTGAGCTGGAGGCTGTCCTCGGCCACGAACTCGGCCATGTGAAGCACCGGGACATCCTCATCGGCAGCATGGCGGCTGTGCTGGCCCAGGCCATCATGTTCCTGTCCCGCATGGCCATGTGGGTGAGTCCCCGGGACGAGGAGGGCCGCTCCAACCCGCTGGCGGGGATCGCCATCATGATCCTCGGGCCCCTGGCGGCCATCCTGCTCCAGATGGCCGTGAGCCGGTCGCGGGAATACCTGGCCGACGACTACAGCGCCCACCTGACGGGCCGCCCCGACATGTTGGCCTCGGCCCTGGAGCGCCTGCAGAGCTACAACGAGCAGCTGCCCATGCAGTCCGCTCAGCCCGCCACGGCCCACATGATGATCGTGAACCCGCTGAGCGCGGGCGGCCTTATGAGCCTGTTCTCCACCCACCCCCCCATGGCCGTCCGGGTGGAGCGCCTGCGGCGCATGCCCATCGAGGCGAGGTAA
- a CDS encoding PP2C family protein-serine/threonine phosphatase, with the protein MPTNPFDRLRQLALKTPEGAQELLPLIDFLETFPEQGTEEDLVHLVGITAMGIAKAGQGGLWDGGRWLFLRGSAPAFPTHPGEGWQVLPWRYGDETYGHLVLKTGDLPGAVPLLLSISAPLLAWRRAEAVRSTQNQALALQLSRLNTVFELTRNLGEVETRHDLVRLMANTLMGEFRIMRLLVVDAQGVVLHAKGLGQVPEALEGDRLHELVEAKGLVHAVELLDQNHSHGFAYAADPAVGKLSDDDEVFLHTLLNLTSSQLSSLELREARIQAGRMEKDLDLARDIQRSLLPKELPEPDGWQCAAANLPYQAVGGDLYDLWMARDEELGDRLHIAVGDISGKGLPASMMMTQLSAFLRAMGDARVEHWGRLAERLNRRMNDVRDGNRYTTLFAASLNPQTGDLRFVNGGHNPPLLVRAGGEVVRLSPTGPMVGLLPGVKFAEGRAAMGLGDVLVTFTDGLVEAENAAGEELSDGPLAEVVLRRPHAGADELFEALLVEAFQHLGEGRFRDDVTLVVVKRMGA; encoded by the coding sequence ATGCCGACCAACCCCTTCGACCGCCTCCGCCAGCTGGCGCTGAAGACCCCGGAGGGGGCGCAGGAGCTGCTTCCGCTCATCGACTTCCTGGAGACCTTCCCGGAGCAGGGGACGGAAGAGGATCTGGTCCACCTGGTGGGCATCACGGCCATGGGCATCGCCAAGGCGGGTCAGGGTGGCCTCTGGGACGGCGGGCGGTGGCTCTTCCTGCGGGGGTCGGCGCCGGCCTTCCCCACCCATCCCGGCGAGGGCTGGCAGGTGCTGCCCTGGCGGTACGGGGATGAGACCTACGGTCACCTGGTGCTGAAAACCGGCGACCTGCCGGGCGCGGTGCCTCTGCTGCTGTCCATCTCGGCCCCCCTGCTGGCCTGGCGCCGGGCCGAGGCCGTTCGGAGCACCCAGAACCAGGCCCTGGCCCTGCAGCTCTCCCGCCTCAACACCGTGTTCGAGCTCACCCGCAACCTGGGCGAGGTGGAGACCCGGCACGACCTGGTGCGGCTCATGGCCAACACGCTCATGGGCGAGTTCCGGATCATGCGGCTCCTGGTGGTGGATGCCCAGGGGGTGGTGCTGCACGCGAAAGGGCTGGGCCAGGTACCGGAGGCGCTCGAAGGCGACCGTCTGCACGAGCTGGTGGAGGCGAAGGGACTGGTGCATGCGGTGGAGCTGCTGGACCAGAACCACAGCCACGGCTTCGCCTATGCCGCCGATCCGGCGGTGGGGAAGCTGTCCGACGATGACGAGGTGTTCCTCCACACCCTGCTGAACCTGACCTCCTCCCAACTCTCGAGCCTGGAGCTGCGGGAGGCGCGCATCCAGGCCGGGCGCATGGAGAAGGACCTCGACCTCGCCCGGGATATCCAGCGCAGCCTGCTTCCCAAGGAGCTGCCCGAACCGGACGGCTGGCAGTGTGCCGCCGCGAACCTGCCCTATCAGGCCGTGGGCGGCGACCTCTACGACCTGTGGATGGCGCGGGACGAGGAACTGGGCGACCGGCTCCATATCGCCGTGGGCGACATCTCCGGCAAGGGACTGCCCGCCTCCATGATGATGACCCAGCTCTCTGCCTTCCTGAGGGCCATGGGCGATGCCCGGGTGGAGCACTGGGGTCGGTTGGCGGAACGCCTGAACCGCCGCATGAATGATGTCCGGGACGGCAACCGCTACACGACCCTCTTCGCCGCCAGCCTCAACCCCCAGACCGGCGACCTCCGCTTCGTGAACGGCGGCCACAACCCGCCACTGCTGGTGCGGGCCGGCGGCGAGGTCGTGCGGCTCTCCCCCACGGGGCCCATGGTGGGCCTGCTGCCGGGCGTGAAGTTCGCGGAGGGCCGCGCAGCCATGGGGCTGGGCGATGTGCTGGTGACCTTCACGGACGGCCTGGTGGAGGCGGAGAACGCCGCAGGGGAAGAACTGAGCGATGGTCCCCTGGCCGAGGTGGTTCTCCGGCGGCCCCATGCCGGAGCGGACGAGCTGTTCGAGGCCCTGCTGGTGGAGGCCTTCCAGCACCTGGGGGAGGGACGCTTCCGGGACGATGTGACGCTGGTGGTCGTCAAGCGGATGGGTGCTTGA
- a CDS encoding ATP-binding protein → MAAKMDHAQFKLVIPSQTRYLNLVTGLAKRASLVAGLDDAAAAKVSIAVDEAVTNVILHAYHGEGEHTVELELRFTEQALEIHILHSGQGIRSDQMVLPDPKEYIKHPRKGGLGLLLMSRFMDEVQFKADEASGRNECCLIKKIS, encoded by the coding sequence GTGGCGGCCAAGATGGACCACGCCCAGTTCAAGCTCGTCATTCCGAGCCAGACCCGCTATCTGAACCTCGTGACCGGCCTGGCCAAGCGGGCCTCGCTGGTGGCCGGGCTCGACGACGCCGCCGCGGCCAAGGTGAGCATCGCCGTGGACGAGGCGGTGACCAATGTGATCCTCCATGCCTATCACGGCGAAGGCGAGCATACGGTGGAGCTGGAGCTGCGCTTCACGGAACAGGCTCTGGAGATCCACATCCTGCATTCCGGGCAGGGCATCCGCAGCGACCAGATGGTGCTGCCGGATCCCAAGGAGTACATCAAGCATCCGCGGAAGGGGGGCCTGGGACTGCTGCTCATGAGCCGCTTCATGGACGAAGTCCAGTTCAAGGCGGACGAGGCCTCTGGCCGGAACGAGTGCTGCCTGATCAAGAAGATCAGCTGA
- a CDS encoding STAS domain-containing protein → MADLSIAVRQVEGVSVLLPAGFINAHTVREFEEALENLVQNGHYTILLNCKDLNYISSAGLGAIMGLIETVREHDGDILLSNLQDNVFAIFDTLGFTQLYRVFGNEDQALAATTPERKG, encoded by the coding sequence ATGGCGGATCTTTCCATTGCGGTGAGGCAGGTCGAGGGCGTGTCGGTGCTCCTCCCGGCCGGGTTCATCAATGCCCATACCGTGCGGGAATTCGAGGAGGCCCTGGAGAACCTGGTCCAGAACGGCCACTACACCATCCTGCTCAACTGCAAGGACCTCAACTACATCAGCTCGGCAGGCCTGGGCGCCATCATGGGCCTCATCGAGACGGTGCGGGAGCATGACGGGGACATCCTATTGTCCAACCTCCAGGACAATGTCTTCGCGATCTTCGACACCCTGGGGTTCACCCAGCTCTACCGGGTCTTTGGCAACGAGGATCAGGCTCTGGCGGCGACCACGCCGGAGCGGAAGGGCTGA
- a CDS encoding FYDLN acid domain-containing protein, with product MANLGKKFTCFQCAAKFYDFGKPEALCPKCGANQKAAPAKPRAVKKEKSVHVIEDDFAAEPEAENLEEAFSETGVPIERGRGEGFDPGDLRMDDYDE from the coding sequence ATGGCGAATCTTGGCAAGAAATTCACATGTTTCCAGTGCGCGGCGAAGTTTTATGACTTCGGAAAGCCCGAGGCGCTGTGCCCCAAGTGCGGCGCGAACCAGAAGGCCGCCCCCGCCAAGCCCCGCGCCGTGAAGAAGGAAAAGAGCGTGCATGTCATCGAGGACGACTTCGCGGCTGAGCCCGAAGCCGAGAACCTCGAAGAGGCTTTCAGCGAGACCGGCGTGCCCATCGAGCGCGGCCGCGGGGAGGGCTTCGATCCCGGCGACCTGCGCATGGACGACTACGACGAGTAG
- a CDS encoding amidohydrolase family protein — translation MSSAAPFPLVDRHTHLEGSLDPAWVRGEAERRGLPLPGPLETLWSGGAVPFPGFIEAFLFGAALLDSRAAVREAALAAARRTRSAGGTGFDLWVSPHFLVVHRGQISLDAFWLGLEDGLAEARSWGLRSAVVVDAVNHFGPRHGHAVLDLVLPDLPSFVKGFSTGGLEGCPFRDWAPVFDRARTAGLRIAAHAGENGPGSHVREAILEGGVARIVHGIRADDATLELLADRRIPVDICPSSNQALAADVRPHPLPRMLRAGVRCALGTDDPGVIPCDLGTEAETARRMGLDEVALATLRRHGAEDAWCLEA, via the coding sequence GTGAGCTCAGCCGCCCCCTTTCCCCTCGTTGACCGCCACACTCACCTGGAGGGTTCCCTCGACCCCGCCTGGGTCCGAGGTGAGGCCGAGCGCCGTGGGCTGCCGCTGCCCGGACCGCTGGAGACCCTGTGGTCGGGCGGCGCCGTCCCCTTTCCGGGCTTCATCGAGGCCTTCCTCTTCGGCGCCGCGCTGCTGGACAGCCGTGCGGCTGTGCGCGAGGCCGCCCTGGCCGCGGCGCGGCGCACGCGATCAGCCGGAGGCACCGGATTCGACCTCTGGGTCTCGCCCCACTTCCTGGTGGTCCACCGCGGCCAGATCAGCCTCGACGCCTTCTGGCTCGGACTGGAGGACGGGTTGGCCGAGGCTCGCTCCTGGGGCCTGCGGAGCGCCGTGGTGGTGGATGCCGTGAACCACTTCGGCCCCCGGCATGGCCACGCGGTCCTAGACCTCGTACTGCCGGACCTTCCGTCCTTCGTGAAGGGTTTCTCCACCGGCGGGCTGGAGGGCTGCCCCTTCCGGGACTGGGCTCCCGTCTTTGACCGGGCCCGGACCGCGGGCCTCCGCATCGCGGCCCATGCGGGCGAGAACGGGCCGGGGTCCCATGTCCGCGAGGCCATCCTGGAGGGCGGGGTGGCCCGCATCGTCCACGGCATCCGGGCCGATGACGCCACCTTGGAGCTGCTGGCGGACCGCCGCATCCCCGTCGACATCTGCCCCAGCTCCAACCAGGCCCTCGCCGCCGATGTGAGGCCCCACCCCCTGCCCCGGATGCTCAGGGCCGGCGTGCGCTGCGCCCTGGGCACCGACGATCCGGGTGTCATCCCCTGCGACCTGGGAACCGAAGCCGAGACCGCCCGGCGCATGGGTCTGGACGAGGTCGCCCTGGCCACCCTCCGGCGGCACGGGGCCGAAGATGCCTGGTGCCTTGAGGCCTGA
- the tig gene encoding trigger factor, producing the protein MSATLHHQSPTRKAVEVTVPASEVSAVFNEVVAKIAPQVRIPGFRPGKAPRPVLMQRYAREIQSDVAQQLVEKHFWKAAQEAGALPISHPSLEKLDLKEGADAVFRAQFDVAPDIELPDYKSLVLTKKKRAIDEATLDEHIEGLRQRATKFLPVEDGVVAQGLIATCDIRVKPQGLKAQTYQDQVLEIDATRPFDAQLVGLKSDEKKSFTLTHPADDANTVLAGKTLAYEVHVKDVRRKEVPVVGDEFAKDLGDFENLEALKTAVRKDLEEATERDAMARLQATMLDTLLDAAPFEVPRSMVGLQLDDYCQEFAQHVARQGMDPKKVNWQAYRQYRLNDAERAVRSGYLLQAIGNAESIEVPEADIDAEIRTFMAENQIQQPFDAFKAELERRGNATEIKGRLRTDRIFDHLLTTATVTEELLDKAAFEALVELERKREAGIPVNRFDAGGLEGGDLENQEGGEPAAVAPAGHVHGPDCDHDHEHEAETPKPKKKAAKKVEEPVEEKPKKAAKAKEPAAEEKAGEKTEDKPKAKKPAAKK; encoded by the coding sequence ATGTCCGCCACCCTGCACCACCAGTCCCCCACTCGGAAAGCCGTCGAAGTCACGGTGCCCGCCTCCGAAGTGAGCGCCGTCTTCAACGAGGTGGTGGCCAAGATCGCGCCGCAGGTCCGCATTCCCGGCTTCCGCCCCGGCAAGGCCCCCCGGCCCGTGCTGATGCAGCGCTACGCCCGCGAAATCCAGTCCGATGTGGCCCAGCAGCTCGTCGAGAAGCACTTCTGGAAGGCCGCCCAGGAAGCGGGCGCCCTGCCCATCTCCCACCCCTCTCTGGAGAAGCTGGATCTGAAGGAAGGCGCCGATGCGGTCTTCCGCGCCCAGTTCGATGTCGCTCCCGACATCGAGCTTCCCGACTACAAGTCCCTGGTCCTGACCAAGAAGAAGCGCGCCATCGACGAAGCCACCCTGGATGAGCACATCGAGGGTCTCCGCCAGCGGGCCACCAAGTTCCTCCCCGTGGAAGACGGCGTGGTGGCCCAGGGCCTCATCGCCACCTGCGATATCCGCGTGAAGCCCCAGGGTCTGAAGGCCCAGACCTACCAGGACCAGGTGCTGGAGATCGATGCGACCCGCCCCTTCGACGCCCAGCTGGTGGGCCTCAAGAGCGACGAGAAGAAGTCCTTCACCCTGACCCACCCCGCCGATGACGCCAACACCGTCCTGGCGGGCAAGACGCTGGCCTACGAGGTGCATGTCAAGGATGTCCGCCGCAAGGAAGTGCCCGTGGTGGGCGATGAGTTCGCCAAGGACCTGGGCGACTTCGAGAACCTCGAGGCCCTGAAGACCGCCGTGCGGAAGGATCTGGAGGAGGCCACCGAGCGCGATGCCATGGCTCGTCTGCAGGCCACCATGCTGGACACCCTGCTGGACGCCGCGCCTTTCGAAGTGCCCCGTTCCATGGTGGGTCTGCAGCTCGACGACTACTGCCAGGAGTTCGCCCAGCATGTCGCCCGCCAGGGCATGGATCCCAAGAAGGTGAACTGGCAGGCCTACCGCCAGTACCGCCTGAACGATGCCGAGCGCGCCGTCCGCAGCGGCTACCTGCTGCAGGCCATCGGCAACGCCGAGTCCATCGAAGTGCCCGAGGCCGACATCGACGCCGAGATCCGCACCTTCATGGCCGAGAACCAGATCCAGCAGCCCTTCGATGCCTTCAAGGCCGAGCTTGAACGCCGCGGCAACGCCACGGAGATCAAGGGCCGCCTGCGCACCGACCGGATCTTCGACCACCTGCTCACCACCGCCACCGTCACGGAGGAGCTGCTCGACAAGGCCGCCTTCGAGGCCCTGGTCGAGCTGGAGCGCAAGCGCGAGGCCGGGATTCCCGTGAACCGCTTCGACGCCGGCGGCCTGGAGGGCGGCGACCTCGAGAACCAGGAGGGCGGCGAGCCCGCCGCCGTGGCGCCCGCGGGCCATGTCCACGGCCCCGACTGTGACCACGATCACGAGCACGAGGCGGAAACTCCCAAGCCGAAAAAGAAGGCCGCCAAGAAGGTCGAGGAGCCGGTCGAGGAGAAGCCCAAGAAGGCCGCCAAGGCCAAGGAGCCTGCGGCTGAGGAAAAGGCTGGGGAAAAGACCGAAGACAAGCCCAAGGCCAAGAAGCCCGCGGCCAAGAAGTAG
- the clpP gene encoding ATP-dependent Clp endopeptidase proteolytic subunit ClpP, whose amino-acid sequence MPSSYYPPIVIEQTPRGERSYDIYSRLLKDNIIFLGTAIDDNVANAIVAQMLFLESEDPDKDIQIYINSPGGSVTAGLAIYDTMQFVKNDIVTYCIGQCASMGAHLLAAGTKGKRFALPNARIMIHQPSGGAQGQATEIEITFKEIQRLKENLAATFAKHTGQQLKKVMKDMDRDFFMGAEEALEYGIVDKVLSERPA is encoded by the coding sequence ATGCCCAGCAGCTACTATCCCCCCATCGTCATCGAGCAGACGCCCCGCGGCGAGCGCAGCTACGACATCTACTCACGCCTGCTGAAGGACAACATCATCTTCCTGGGCACGGCCATCGACGACAATGTCGCCAACGCCATCGTGGCCCAGATGCTCTTCCTCGAGAGCGAGGACCCGGACAAGGACATCCAGATCTACATCAACAGCCCCGGCGGCAGCGTCACGGCGGGCTTGGCCATCTACGACACCATGCAGTTCGTGAAGAACGACATCGTCACCTACTGCATCGGCCAGTGCGCCTCCATGGGCGCCCACCTGCTCGCCGCGGGCACCAAGGGCAAGCGCTTCGCCCTGCCCAACGCCCGCATCATGATCCACCAGCCTTCGGGCGGCGCCCAGGGCCAGGCCACGGAGATCGAGATTACCTTCAAAGAGATCCAGCGCCTGAAGGAGAACCTCGCCGCCACCTTCGCCAAGCACACCGGCCAGCAGCTGAAGAAGGTCATGAAGGACATGGACCGCGACTTCTTCATGGGTGCCGAGGAGGCCCTGGAATACGGCATCGTGGACAAGGTCCTCTCCGAGCGGCCGGCCTGA
- the hisC gene encoding histidinol-phosphate transaminase yields the protein MSASLSSLPGFEHLSRIPLYVPGKPIQEVQRELGLTSIVKLASNENPWGPTEAVKARVASVIAGSEFEGLGLYPVSDGYYLRKRIAERKGLAVDRVVLGNGSSEILEMVAKAAFLDGGSAVIPKHSFAIYGIATQTAGGRVIESRATATELDADDILRSVAEDTRLVYLGNPNNPTGIRLERAALERLVRQLREDIVLVVDQAYAEYEDPAGYPDAAAYLDERPNLLVLHTFSKIHSLAAMRIGYGLGSKELMGFLERVRSPFNTNHLAQAAAEVAVQDLAFEAFSRQKNTEARTTFVLEAAKHRCQISGTCGNFILMETAFPAADLFKELLQRGVIVRPMQGYGLPNHIRVTFGKPEEMRAFWTAAAPLLDGGC from the coding sequence ATGAGCGCGAGCCTCTCCTCCCTTCCCGGATTCGAGCATCTGTCGCGCATTCCCCTCTATGTGCCCGGCAAGCCCATCCAGGAGGTCCAGCGCGAGCTGGGCCTCACCTCCATCGTCAAGCTGGCCTCCAACGAGAATCCCTGGGGTCCCACGGAGGCCGTGAAGGCCCGGGTGGCCTCGGTCATCGCCGGTTCCGAGTTCGAAGGGCTGGGCCTCTACCCCGTCAGCGACGGCTACTACCTTCGCAAGCGCATCGCGGAGCGGAAGGGCCTGGCGGTGGACCGCGTGGTCCTCGGCAACGGCAGCAGCGAAATCCTGGAGATGGTGGCCAAGGCCGCCTTCCTGGATGGCGGCAGCGCCGTCATCCCCAAGCACAGCTTCGCCATCTACGGCATCGCCACCCAGACCGCCGGCGGCCGCGTCATCGAATCCCGGGCCACGGCCACGGAGCTCGATGCGGACGACATCCTGCGCTCCGTCGCCGAGGACACGCGCCTCGTCTACCTCGGCAATCCCAACAACCCCACGGGTATCCGCCTGGAACGCGCCGCCCTGGAGCGCCTCGTGCGCCAGCTGCGCGAAGACATCGTGCTGGTGGTGGACCAGGCCTATGCCGAGTACGAGGATCCCGCCGGTTACCCGGATGCCGCCGCCTACCTGGATGAGCGCCCGAACCTGCTGGTGCTCCACACCTTCTCGAAGATCCACTCCCTGGCCGCCATGCGCATCGGCTATGGCCTGGGCTCGAAGGAGCTGATGGGCTTCCTCGAGCGGGTCCGCAGTCCATTCAACACCAACCACCTGGCCCAGGCCGCAGCGGAAGTCGCCGTCCAGGACCTGGCCTTCGAGGCCTTCTCGCGCCAGAAGAACACCGAGGCCCGCACCACCTTCGTGCTGGAAGCCGCAAAGCACCGCTGCCAAATCTCAGGGACTTGCGGCAACTTCATTCTCATGGAGACCGCCTTCCCGGCCGCGGACCTGTTCAAGGAGCTCCTCCAGCGCGGCGTGATCGTGCGGCCCATGCAGGGCTACGGCCTGCCGAACCACATCCGCGTGACCTTCGGCAAGCCCGAGGAAATGCGGGCCTTCTGGACCGCAGCCGCGCCCCTGCTCGACGGCGGCTGCTGA